One Nitrosopumilus piranensis genomic region harbors:
- a CDS encoding NAD(P)/FAD-dependent oxidoreductase, translating into MAHDFDVVIIGGGILGTSISYFLSFLNKSKKIAVIEQAQNVAFHTSGRNTGKVHAPYLYNPEKKKLFANAAFHGFEMWERYSRLHDLPFKKDGVIEVALDKKGIKVLEKYLKWGKQNGLEEKDIELMDKSQLAKIEPEIKCEAAIYVHKDGSADYSAYTKSLMKDSEKNGMTFLLDTRVTDVKKENSKWKITLDEEHEIFAKFLINAAGGEAVDIAHGVGVAKELTDVHFRGEYWKAPSEYNTLTKTSIYSVPEFPDYPFLDPHWVIRVDGSCEIGPNAVPVFSPYGYNKAENIKEFIPKMLEMLGSGARKAIFDKQFQELAINEIQSSMSKSAMVERVRRFLPKIEADKITEKGTAGIRSSVIDENGKFSPDVILIDEESSFHILNYNSPGATGALPFSAHIVNHLHTSGLVSSEDMDAQCGPWKFTEIIEKLERK; encoded by the coding sequence TTGGCACATGATTTTGATGTAGTAATTATTGGTGGGGGCATACTTGGGACATCTATCTCATATTTTCTGTCATTTCTAAACAAATCAAAAAAAATAGCAGTAATTGAGCAAGCTCAAAATGTTGCTTTTCATACCAGTGGCAGAAATACAGGAAAGGTTCATGCTCCATATCTATACAATCCTGAAAAGAAAAAGCTGTTTGCAAACGCTGCATTTCATGGATTTGAGATGTGGGAGAGATATTCTAGATTGCATGACTTGCCATTTAAAAAAGATGGAGTAATAGAAGTTGCCCTAGACAAGAAAGGAATCAAGGTCTTAGAGAAATATCTCAAATGGGGAAAACAAAACGGACTAGAAGAAAAAGACATAGAGTTGATGGATAAATCACAACTGGCAAAAATAGAGCCAGAGATAAAATGTGAAGCTGCAATTTATGTTCACAAGGATGGCTCAGCAGACTATTCGGCATACACTAAATCACTAATGAAAGACAGTGAAAAGAATGGAATGACATTTCTTTTGGACACAAGAGTAACAGATGTAAAAAAAGAAAACTCAAAGTGGAAGATTACACTAGATGAAGAACATGAAATTTTTGCAAAATTTCTAATCAATGCTGCAGGTGGGGAGGCAGTAGACATTGCACACGGTGTGGGGGTTGCAAAGGAGTTAACTGATGTTCATTTTAGAGGCGAATACTGGAAGGCCCCATCTGAATACAACACACTGACAAAGACTAGCATCTATTCTGTTCCAGAATTTCCAGACTATCCATTTTTGGATCCTCACTGGGTTATTCGCGTTGATGGGAGTTGTGAGATTGGACCCAATGCGGTTCCTGTCTTTAGTCCATATGGGTATAACAAGGCAGAAAACATCAAGGAGTTTATTCCAAAGATGTTAGAGATGCTAGGTTCTGGCGCAAGAAAAGCAATATTTGATAAGCAATTCCAAGAACTTGCAATAAATGAAATACAGTCATCAATGTCAAAATCTGCAATGGTTGAGCGAGTAAGAAGATTCTTGCCAAAAATTGAGGCAGACAAAATTACAGAAAAAGGCACAGCAGGTATTCGTTCATCTGTAATTGATGAGAACGGCAAGTTTTCACCAGATGTAATTTTAATTGATGAGGAATCATCATTTCACATTCTAAATTATAATTCACCAGGAGCTACTGGGGCACTGCCATTTTCTGCACACATTGTAAATCACTTGCACACATCAGGTCTGGTTTCTAGTGAAGACATGGATGCACAATGCGGTCCATGGAAATTTACAGAAATTATTGAGAAACTAGAAAGAAAGTAG